A single genomic interval of uncultured Desulfobulbus sp. harbors:
- a CDS encoding transglutaminase-like cysteine peptidase — protein MRRVDGDELVFVEQVNTFFNSFVFVSDAQHWRRSDYWATPTEFIASGGGDCEDFAIAKFFSLKSLGISSDRLALNYVFASRLNQSHLVLAYYPLPGKEPWVLDNLMDAIKPASQRTDLVPIYSFNANTLWEGKAMEREKQIGNSRRIRPWRELLTRMKR, from the coding sequence ATGCGCCGAGTCGATGGAGATGAGCTCGTCTTTGTCGAACAGGTCAATACCTTCTTCAATTCCTTTGTTTTTGTCAGTGACGCGCAACACTGGAGGCGGTCTGACTATTGGGCCACGCCAACCGAGTTTATCGCCAGTGGTGGCGGAGACTGCGAAGATTTTGCCATAGCCAAATTCTTTTCCCTCAAAAGTCTCGGAATTTCCAGCGACAGACTCGCCCTCAACTACGTTTTTGCCTCCCGCCTCAACCAGAGCCATCTCGTTCTCGCCTATTACCCTCTGCCTGGCAAGGAACCCTGGGTCCTTGATAATCTGATGGATGCCATCAAGCCCGCATCCCAGCGAACCGACCTCGTCCCCATCTACAGTTTCAACGCCAATACCCTGTGGGAGGGCAAAGCGATGGAGAGGGAAAAACAGATCGGCAACAGTCGTCGCATCCGGCCCTGGCGTGAACTGTTGACGCGGATGAAGCGATAA
- a CDS encoding PEP-CTERM sorting domain-containing protein: MKKLYRFIDNNASTWLAFLTARKFLAAAVGVSCLVWGGIALVDRAANDGVVSRSAISRGSADRTTTPTGQPQPNERELVRVKQEISQIEDASSEKDGKWLGLCQKQSIKSIEDFRRTVENDPTLSVYYAGFNWEEAKLGSLKEDVMAYVSHRKGEVIAQTAKPIKLPKGDGFITDGVRTARTYCCNDIELTPSAGSPTPGSSVFPPVDPLGALPQLLAPQHLPLTIPSYPLLSNSPGNIVYDRTPDSPPKDSTSPPVPEPGTLLLMGVGLLALAAVGRNK, translated from the coding sequence ATGAAAAAACTATACAGGTTCATCGATAACAACGCATCAACATGGCTCGCCTTTTTGACGGCACGGAAATTCCTCGCTGCGGCTGTTGGGGTGAGTTGTCTTGTTTGGGGAGGTATCGCTCTTGTTGACCGTGCAGCCAATGATGGCGTTGTCAGTCGTTCAGCAATAAGCAGGGGCTCGGCAGACAGGACAACGACTCCCACAGGACAACCTCAGCCGAACGAGAGAGAGCTTGTCCGTGTCAAGCAGGAAATATCACAAATTGAGGATGCCAGTAGCGAAAAAGATGGGAAATGGTTGGGACTTTGTCAAAAACAAAGTATAAAGAGCATAGAGGATTTTCGGAGAACCGTTGAAAATGACCCGACACTTTCTGTCTATTACGCTGGCTTTAATTGGGAAGAGGCGAAACTCGGCAGTTTGAAGGAAGACGTCATGGCATACGTTTCCCACAGAAAAGGAGAGGTTATTGCGCAAACCGCAAAGCCGATCAAGTTGCCCAAAGGGGACGGCTTCATCACCGATGGTGTTCGTACGGCTCGAACCTATTGCTGTAATGACATTGAATTGACACCTTCCGCAGGAAGCCCCACTCCAGGATCTTCGGTTTTTCCTCCGGTTGATCCCCTTGGTGCGTTGCCTCAGTTACTTGCACCGCAGCATTTGCCCTTGACGATACCTAGTTATCCTTTACTCTCCAACAGTCCTGGAAATATCGTCTACGACCGGACCCCTGATTCTCCGCCCAAAGATTCAACTTCTCCCCCGGTTCCTGAACCGGGAACGCTGCTCCTTATGGGAGTTGGCCTGCTTGCTCTGGCTGCGGTTGGTCGAAACAAATAA
- a CDS encoding FAD-dependent oxidoreductase, with the protein MSDTKQSVTTVRGLDAQGKRISSKDFEEAVRKAAKKADELILESFGQHNIGLRLGSVERPLTIRVKGPAGQRLGCMGMPGSTIICEGSTSDDVGYLNIGADVIVKGDASNGACNAMAGGRVMIGGSIGARGLTMTKWNPDYERPEMWVLGSVGDTFAEFNCGGLGVVCGVEPKNPANVLGYRPCVGMVGGKIYYRGETDGTYAQTNAKLAPPTDEEWQWLIERLPEYLEKIDRSELLPVLSVRAEWNVLASITPQERALMFSGPMPMAEFRRRIWDRGFGGGDPLRDLAPGLERDLIGVIETGDARRKKPFWANRDSAAPCTFFCPIHIPTIDRLRLIREGRTEEAYEMLLRYTPLPASVCGAICPNLCIQNCSREKIDYSIDASVLGRAIHAVDPPTSKDPIGKKVAIIGGGPAGMSAAWHLALNGVEAHIFERDERLGGKLAQTIPWERLSQAVWDVEIERFLKTKNLHVNLGVSLSKDKVEELKKEFDYVLIAVGTHQPRTLSFPGHERVIPALDYLKAAKSDSPMATGKQVVIIGAGNVGCDVAAEAYRLGADQVTLVDVRKPLAFGKERTAAEALGATFKWPFMTREVTAEGVVGADGTLLPAQTVIISIGDIPSLPFLPDSVDVVQVAGASWIKTDEAGRTSDPQILAVGDVEKPGLATNALGAGKRSADYLIATFKGEDWLPFRQRMIDYEALTLAHYDPVTDRGVTEDQQAARCLSCGSCRDCHFCETICPPGAISRREIVPGPDGVNYEYVSDDDKCIACGFCADTCPCGIWVMRPF; encoded by the coding sequence ATGAGCGATACAAAGCAATCAGTGACCACTGTCCGCGGCCTTGATGCACAGGGGAAGCGGATATCATCAAAAGACTTCGAAGAGGCGGTCCGCAAGGCTGCAAAAAAAGCTGACGAGCTGATCCTGGAATCCTTTGGGCAGCACAATATCGGACTGCGCCTGGGATCCGTGGAACGCCCCCTGACCATTCGTGTCAAAGGCCCTGCCGGTCAGCGTCTGGGCTGCATGGGAATGCCCGGCTCCACCATCATCTGCGAGGGGTCCACCTCAGATGATGTCGGGTATCTCAATATCGGCGCGGACGTCATCGTCAAGGGCGATGCCTCCAACGGCGCCTGTAACGCCATGGCCGGCGGTCGGGTCATGATCGGTGGCTCCATCGGTGCCCGTGGTCTGACCATGACCAAGTGGAACCCGGACTACGAGCGTCCCGAGATGTGGGTTCTGGGTTCGGTGGGCGACACCTTTGCCGAGTTCAACTGCGGTGGATTAGGTGTTGTCTGTGGTGTCGAACCGAAAAATCCGGCCAATGTACTTGGTTACCGGCCCTGTGTTGGCATGGTCGGCGGCAAGATCTATTACCGTGGGGAGACCGACGGCACCTACGCGCAAACCAACGCCAAGTTGGCCCCCCCCACCGATGAAGAGTGGCAGTGGCTGATCGAGCGGTTGCCCGAATATCTGGAGAAAATCGACCGCAGCGAGTTGTTGCCTGTGCTTTCTGTACGGGCAGAGTGGAACGTGCTTGCCTCGATTACCCCGCAGGAACGGGCCCTGATGTTTTCCGGTCCCATGCCCATGGCCGAGTTTCGGCGACGTATCTGGGATCGTGGATTCGGTGGCGGCGATCCTCTGCGTGACTTGGCCCCCGGCCTGGAACGTGATCTCATCGGCGTGATCGAAACCGGTGATGCCCGCCGGAAAAAACCGTTCTGGGCCAACCGGGATTCCGCCGCCCCTTGTACCTTTTTCTGCCCGATTCATATCCCGACCATCGATCGCCTCCGTTTGATCCGTGAAGGCCGGACCGAAGAAGCCTACGAGATGCTGCTGCGCTACACCCCGTTGCCGGCATCGGTCTGCGGTGCCATCTGTCCGAACCTCTGTATCCAGAACTGTTCACGCGAGAAGATCGACTACTCGATCGATGCCTCGGTGCTCGGTCGGGCGATCCATGCGGTCGATCCGCCCACCTCCAAGGATCCCATCGGCAAGAAGGTGGCAATCATCGGTGGTGGCCCTGCCGGTATGTCAGCCGCCTGGCATCTGGCCCTCAACGGTGTGGAAGCCCATATCTTTGAACGCGACGAGCGTCTTGGCGGCAAGCTTGCCCAAACCATTCCCTGGGAACGTCTGTCCCAGGCGGTTTGGGACGTGGAGATCGAACGCTTTCTCAAGACCAAGAACCTGCATGTCAACCTCGGCGTCAGCTTGAGTAAAGACAAGGTTGAGGAACTGAAGAAAGAGTTCGACTATGTGCTCATCGCCGTTGGTACCCACCAACCGCGGACCCTGTCCTTCCCTGGGCACGAACGGGTGATTCCGGCCCTGGACTACCTCAAGGCCGCCAAAAGCGACAGCCCCATGGCCACCGGCAAGCAGGTGGTTATCATTGGTGCCGGTAATGTCGGTTGCGACGTTGCCGCCGAAGCCTATCGTCTCGGTGCCGATCAGGTGACCCTGGTCGATGTTCGTAAGCCGCTGGCCTTTGGTAAGGAGCGTACAGCGGCCGAGGCCCTTGGCGCCACCTTCAAGTGGCCGTTTATGACCCGCGAGGTGACTGCAGAGGGCGTTGTCGGGGCCGACGGAACTCTTCTGCCTGCGCAGACGGTCATCATCTCCATCGGCGACATCCCGAGTCTGCCCTTTCTGCCGGATTCTGTGGATGTGGTCCAGGTCGCAGGCGCCTCCTGGATCAAGACCGATGAGGCCGGACGGACCTCGGATCCTCAGATTCTTGCGGTGGGTGACGTTGAGAAGCCCGGTTTGGCCACCAATGCCCTGGGAGCCGGGAAACGAAGTGCCGACTATCTCATTGCCACCTTCAAGGGAGAAGATTGGCTGCCGTTCCGGCAGCGGATGATCGATTATGAGGCCTTGACCCTGGCCCACTATGACCCGGTTACGGACCGCGGTGTGACCGAGGATCAGCAGGCCGCTCGCTGTCTCAGCTGTGGTTCCTGCCGTGATTGTCATTTCTGCGAAACCATCTGTCCCCCCGGTGCCATTTCCCGACGGGAGATTGTTCCTGGGCCCGATGGTGTGAACTATGAGTATGTTTCCGATGACGACAAGTGTATCGCTTGCGGATTCTGTGCCGATACCTGTCCCTGCGGTATCTGGGTGATGCGTCCGTTTTAA